A single Anatilimnocola floriformis DNA region contains:
- a CDS encoding TlpA family protein disulfide reductase, translated as MVRTSFLWSLTGICLLGMTAWADDSDLPAGDSAESVANAIQRELFKNGVGGIDVFEKQQTAFYKKFATDPGRWHLKLLQVRILQQTGEKLGGGGLTSKEILQQINSAKDIPDDLKEDVSALNVQVQARDLVAGKSKLASVTEAFEKHVTHYPDGKHENALLNILVDSAAESEDAERNLVALSESKRSDIAERATAKLKWVRVRQELISKPLELSFQAVDGREVDLAKLRGKVVLVDFWATWCPPCMREMPKVVATYKKLKDKGFEVVGISLDSDKDKLKEVIADKEMSWPNCFEGKGWENSFAQKYGVNAIPEVWLVDKKGMVKIFNREQELAEEVEKLLAQ; from the coding sequence ATGGTGCGAACGTCATTCTTATGGTCATTGACTGGCATCTGCCTTCTCGGCATGACGGCTTGGGCCGATGATTCTGATCTGCCGGCAGGCGATTCAGCCGAGAGCGTCGCGAACGCCATCCAACGCGAACTATTCAAGAACGGCGTGGGCGGGATCGACGTTTTCGAAAAGCAGCAAACGGCCTTTTACAAAAAATTCGCCACCGACCCGGGGCGTTGGCATTTGAAGCTGCTGCAGGTTCGCATTCTGCAACAGACGGGCGAAAAACTCGGCGGTGGTGGCCTGACATCGAAAGAGATTCTTCAGCAGATCAACAGTGCGAAAGACATCCCGGATGATTTGAAGGAGGATGTGAGTGCGCTCAACGTGCAAGTGCAAGCTCGTGACTTGGTTGCCGGGAAAAGCAAACTGGCGAGCGTCACTGAGGCGTTCGAAAAGCACGTGACGCATTACCCCGACGGCAAGCATGAAAATGCATTGTTGAATATTCTGGTCGATTCGGCTGCCGAGAGCGAAGACGCCGAAAGGAATCTTGTCGCTCTCAGCGAGAGCAAGCGCTCGGATATCGCGGAGCGAGCTACTGCCAAGCTCAAATGGGTTCGCGTTCGCCAGGAACTCATCAGCAAGCCGCTGGAGCTTTCTTTCCAAGCCGTTGATGGACGCGAGGTTGATCTCGCCAAGCTGCGCGGCAAAGTGGTGCTGGTTGATTTCTGGGCCACTTGGTGTCCACCCTGCATGCGCGAAATGCCGAAGGTCGTGGCGACCTACAAGAAGTTGAAGGACAAGGGCTTTGAAGTGGTTGGCATCTCGCTCGACAGCGACAAAGACAAGCTGAAGGAAGTCATTGCCGACAAAGAGATGAGTTGGCCAAATTGCTTTGAAGGCAAAGGTTGGGAAAACAGCTTTGCGCAAAAGTACGGTGTGAACGCGATTCCCGAAGTTTGGCTGGTCGACAAAAAGGGGATGGTCAAAATCTTTAACCGTGAGCAAGAGCTGGCGGAAGAGGTCGAAAAGCTGCTCGCCCAGTAA
- a CDS encoding phospho-sugar mutase, producing the protein MPSFDATAVLAQLDAAATAGKITPAAAANVRIWLTEPRYSDYAEETARHVTEGKWKELDDAFWTIIPFGTGGRRGKMYPIGCNAINDRTIGESAQGLATYVLEQKLPADQLSCGIAYDTRHNSRRFAELCASIMVANGFKVFFLDDYRSTPELSFLVRNKKCACGIMVTASHNPPSDNAVKVYWSSGAQVIPPHDKAIVDRVMNTDVIKKTDFNAAVAEGKVIFCKEEVDEAFYQNVYGQSFFGPRNIKIIYSPLHGVGESAVIPVLKRDNFQDIEIYAPHREQSGDFPNVPGHVSNPENVEVFDAIISRAYTSGADVILATDPDCDRMGCAAPVKIPLSKDMKQTPWATFNGNQLGVLLADYVCEQRKKNGGLTKDHFLVTTLVTTQMIRRLGESYGVKTYNNLHVGFKWIAKQIDEGGPDLFLFGTEESHGFLIGQYVRDKDGAAACMLMAELAAVCKDQKKTIHERLDSLYWQHGYHGERVLNVTMPGSAGMARMQSLMGNFRSNPPTSLAGIKVTQVRDYKNLTTTPTGGKPTKLDAPPADMVILDLEAEGNYVAVRPSGTEPKVKFYMFTYVPAEQLADLDRTKEEMNERMKAYETDLKAFADKA; encoded by the coding sequence ATGCCCTCGTTCGACGCTACCGCCGTGCTGGCCCAACTCGATGCTGCTGCTACCGCGGGAAAAATCACCCCCGCCGCCGCGGCCAACGTTCGCATCTGGCTCACGGAGCCGCGCTACAGCGACTATGCCGAGGAAACCGCCCGCCACGTAACCGAGGGCAAATGGAAGGAACTGGACGACGCCTTCTGGACCATCATTCCCTTCGGCACCGGCGGCCGACGCGGCAAGATGTACCCCATCGGCTGCAATGCCATCAACGATCGGACGATCGGCGAAAGCGCGCAGGGCTTGGCCACGTATGTGCTCGAACAAAAGTTGCCCGCCGATCAACTGAGTTGCGGCATCGCCTATGACACACGCCACAACAGCCGGCGGTTTGCGGAACTGTGCGCGAGCATCATGGTCGCGAACGGTTTCAAGGTTTTTTTCCTCGACGACTATCGCAGCACGCCTGAGTTGTCGTTTCTCGTCCGCAATAAAAAGTGCGCCTGTGGCATCATGGTCACCGCGAGTCACAACCCGCCCAGCGACAACGCGGTGAAGGTCTACTGGTCGAGCGGTGCGCAGGTCATCCCGCCGCACGACAAAGCCATTGTCGATCGCGTAATGAACACCGACGTGATCAAGAAGACCGATTTCAACGCTGCCGTCGCAGAAGGCAAAGTCATCTTCTGCAAGGAAGAGGTCGACGAAGCCTTTTATCAAAACGTTTACGGCCAGAGCTTCTTCGGCCCGCGAAATATCAAGATCATTTATTCGCCCTTGCATGGCGTGGGCGAATCAGCCGTCATTCCCGTTTTGAAGCGCGACAATTTCCAAGACATCGAAATCTATGCTCCGCATCGCGAGCAGAGCGGCGATTTTCCAAACGTGCCCGGCCACGTTTCGAACCCGGAAAACGTCGAAGTGTTTGACGCAATCATTTCGCGAGCCTATACATCCGGCGCAGACGTGATTTTGGCGACTGATCCCGATTGCGACCGCATGGGCTGTGCAGCGCCGGTGAAGATTCCGCTGTCGAAAGATATGAAGCAAACGCCCTGGGCCACCTTTAACGGCAACCAGTTGGGCGTGCTCCTGGCCGACTATGTGTGTGAGCAGCGGAAGAAAAACGGGGGACTAACGAAGGATCACTTCCTGGTGACGACCCTCGTCACAACCCAAATGATTCGCCGCCTGGGAGAATCCTATGGAGTGAAGACCTACAACAACCTGCATGTCGGCTTTAAGTGGATTGCGAAGCAAATCGATGAAGGTGGGCCCGATTTATTCCTCTTCGGCACCGAGGAATCGCACGGCTTTCTCATCGGTCAATACGTGCGTGACAAGGACGGCGCTGCGGCCTGCATGCTGATGGCCGAGCTCGCTGCGGTTTGCAAGGACCAGAAGAAGACGATCCACGAACGGCTCGACTCACTCTATTGGCAACACGGCTACCACGGCGAACGGGTGCTGAACGTGACGATGCCCGGCTCGGCTGGCATGGCGCGGATGCAGTCGCTCATGGGCAACTTCCGCTCGAACCCGCCGACATCGCTCGCCGGCATCAAGGTGACGCAAGTTCGCGATTACAAGAACCTCACCACCACGCCCACCGGCGGCAAACCGACAAAGCTCGATGCCCCGCCCGCCGACATGGTCATTCTCGACCTCGAAGCCGAAGGCAACTACGTCGCCGTCCGCCCCAGCGGCACCGAGCCGAAGGTGAAGTTCTACATGTTCACCTACGTCCCCGCCGAACAACTCGCCGACCTCGATCGAACCAAGGAAGAAATGAACGAGCGAATGAAGGCGTATGAAACGGATCTGAAAGCCTTCGCAGATAAGGCCTAG
- the drmD gene encoding DISARM system SNF2-like helicase DrmD — protein MAVIKPAPGRIARIRQRLYLIEDATRASAQDDSSLVKLSCVDDDAQGQELQVLWEHEVDAEIMTGEAWDAIAQRGFDPPRIFAAYLNTLRWNCVTATNPRLFQSPFRAGIKLDAYQLEPLRKALLLPRVNLFIADDVGLGKTIEAGLIARELLLRKKVRDIVICCPPSMLLQWKDEMANRFGLAFEILDKVYVTRIRRERGYGVNPWETHTRFLVSQRLLIDEGYTNPMRDWLREFRPGSLLILDEAHHAAPSSGQKYAIDSQITKTVRELAPCFEHRLFLSATPHNGHSNSFSALLEILDPQRFLRGTPVQQKMLDDVMVRRLKEDIREIDGGFPERKVVQVTIRDLPADAPELQLSSLLDQYRQLREERLSGETKRKQAAAGLLITGLQQRLLSSIEAFARTLRVHRKTIARQWEEVKSLAAAASAKPEQLELLAEPVSSDDDRANLTELELQDEEDAQIEAATAAGMEPGGNTKLIAKEQQLLDQMTEIADAARHQPDARTRELIAWIRKSMLAGRSWNDLRIILFTEYDDTKRYLHQQLQSALAGTDAVDDRIAIFHGPTPPEERDRIKRAFNAPPAQHPVRILIATDAAREGLNLQAHCWNLFHFDVPWNPARMEQRNGRIDRKLQPNATVFCHYFVYEQRPEDRILQALVRKTETIKKELGSLSQVIDAKLAKSLQHGIRRSTIDELESDISGADLDASTRQTVEHELEAARLPLNEAGERIDPSDARRRQGIRLQIDKLRDIVNESKASIGLDEDHFRSAITSALELLKVPGLTPTKADGNGPPRAVFPAIDQLPGADPTWVETMDSLRKPRERDEKFWDWRRNSPIRPIVFEDTGKLADDVVHLHLEHRVVQRLLGRFTAQGFVHHDLSRACLGQTTDGIPRVILLGRLCLYGPGAARLHEELIPITARWIDPRDRKAPLAPYARDAEQKTIQLLQQSLLPKPDQQVTSKVEGNLQGSATSDIQQLLPHLETRGQELATEARQKLKERGQAEAKAMKQILETQHKHLKKLLAERAKEDDRQLRLRFGEVEEEIRQLKADEKFWEARLPKLEAELDSEPARIQEVYDVKAQRIEPVGLVYLWPVTG, from the coding sequence ATGGCCGTAATTAAACCTGCCCCCGGACGCATTGCGCGCATCCGGCAACGACTCTATTTGATTGAGGATGCCACCCGCGCCTCGGCGCAGGACGATAGCTCGCTAGTGAAACTCTCCTGCGTCGATGACGATGCTCAGGGACAAGAGCTGCAAGTCCTGTGGGAGCACGAAGTCGACGCCGAGATCATGACGGGCGAGGCCTGGGATGCAATCGCCCAGCGCGGCTTCGATCCACCTCGAATCTTCGCTGCCTACCTCAACACGCTTCGTTGGAATTGCGTGACTGCGACCAACCCCCGCTTGTTCCAGTCGCCGTTCCGAGCCGGCATCAAGCTCGACGCATACCAGCTCGAACCGCTGCGCAAAGCACTCCTCCTACCGCGGGTGAATCTGTTCATCGCCGACGACGTTGGCCTCGGCAAAACCATCGAAGCCGGGCTGATCGCTCGTGAGCTGCTGCTGCGCAAGAAGGTGCGCGACATCGTCATCTGCTGCCCGCCGTCGATGCTGCTGCAGTGGAAGGACGAGATGGCCAATCGTTTCGGCCTGGCTTTCGAGATTCTCGACAAAGTATACGTCACGCGCATCCGTCGAGAACGTGGCTACGGAGTCAATCCGTGGGAAACCCACACACGCTTCCTAGTTTCGCAGCGACTGTTGATCGATGAGGGATACACCAACCCGATGCGAGATTGGCTCCGGGAGTTCCGTCCAGGGTCGCTGCTCATTCTGGATGAAGCTCACCACGCGGCTCCGTCCAGCGGGCAAAAGTACGCCATCGATTCGCAGATCACCAAGACGGTCCGCGAACTTGCTCCGTGCTTCGAGCACCGGCTGTTTCTTTCCGCGACGCCGCACAACGGTCACTCGAATAGCTTCTCAGCGCTGCTAGAGATCCTCGATCCGCAGCGGTTCCTCCGCGGCACGCCGGTGCAGCAAAAGATGCTCGACGACGTGATGGTTCGCCGGCTGAAGGAGGACATCCGCGAGATCGATGGCGGCTTTCCGGAGCGGAAGGTCGTCCAAGTCACCATTCGCGATCTGCCGGCGGACGCGCCAGAACTCCAGCTTTCCAGCCTGCTTGATCAGTACCGCCAGCTGCGCGAAGAACGCCTCAGCGGCGAGACCAAACGCAAACAAGCCGCAGCAGGCCTGCTCATTACGGGCTTGCAACAGCGTCTACTTTCATCGATCGAGGCCTTTGCTCGTACTTTGCGAGTGCACCGCAAGACGATCGCCCGGCAATGGGAAGAAGTGAAATCCCTGGCAGCCGCCGCCAGCGCCAAGCCTGAACAACTTGAATTGCTGGCCGAGCCGGTTTCCAGCGACGATGACCGGGCCAACCTAACCGAACTGGAGTTGCAGGACGAAGAAGATGCTCAGATCGAAGCCGCGACGGCTGCCGGTATGGAGCCCGGCGGCAATACCAAACTAATCGCCAAGGAACAGCAACTCCTCGACCAGATGACCGAAATCGCCGACGCTGCTCGCCACCAGCCGGACGCCCGCACTCGCGAGCTCATCGCCTGGATTCGCAAAAGCATGCTCGCCGGTCGCAGCTGGAACGATCTCCGCATCATACTCTTCACCGAATACGACGACACGAAGCGTTATCTGCACCAGCAGCTCCAATCCGCGCTCGCCGGAACTGACGCGGTCGACGATCGCATCGCCATCTTTCATGGCCCCACGCCGCCGGAAGAACGCGACCGAATCAAACGTGCGTTCAACGCTCCGCCCGCTCAGCACCCCGTGCGGATTCTCATCGCGACCGACGCCGCTCGCGAAGGTCTCAACCTGCAGGCCCATTGCTGGAACCTGTTCCATTTCGACGTGCCGTGGAACCCGGCCCGCATGGAACAACGCAACGGCCGCATTGACCGCAAACTGCAGCCGAACGCCACTGTTTTTTGCCATTACTTTGTCTACGAGCAGCGACCCGAAGACCGCATTCTGCAGGCGCTCGTACGGAAAACGGAGACCATCAAAAAGGAGCTAGGCAGCTTATCGCAAGTGATCGACGCGAAACTAGCTAAGTCGCTCCAACATGGCATCCGTCGCAGCACGATCGACGAACTCGAATCCGACATCAGTGGGGCAGATCTCGACGCCAGCACGCGGCAGACGGTCGAGCATGAACTCGAAGCCGCCCGGCTTCCGCTCAACGAGGCCGGTGAACGCATCGATCCCAGCGACGCTCGCCGCCGTCAGGGCATTCGCCTGCAGATCGACAAGCTTCGTGACATCGTCAACGAATCCAAGGCTAGCATCGGCCTCGACGAAGATCATTTCCGCTCTGCCATCACCAGTGCGCTCGAATTGCTGAAAGTGCCCGGGCTTACCCCGACAAAAGCCGACGGCAATGGCCCGCCCCGCGCGGTCTTTCCCGCCATCGATCAACTTCCCGGTGCTGATCCCACATGGGTCGAAACCATGGATAGTCTCCGCAAGCCGCGCGAACGAGATGAAAAGTTCTGGGACTGGCGACGCAACTCTCCAATCCGGCCGATCGTCTTTGAAGACACTGGCAAACTCGCAGACGATGTCGTCCACCTGCACCTCGAGCATCGCGTTGTGCAGCGGCTCCTGGGCCGGTTCACGGCCCAAGGCTTTGTGCACCACGACTTGTCCCGTGCCTGCCTGGGCCAGACGACGGATGGCATTCCCCGCGTCATCCTCCTCGGCCGCCTCTGCCTCTATGGTCCGGGCGCTGCTCGTTTGCATGAGGAGCTGATCCCGATCACCGCCCGTTGGATCGATCCTCGCGATCGCAAAGCTCCGCTCGCTCCGTATGCACGCGACGCCGAACAGAAGACGATCCAGCTCCTCCAGCAAAGCCTCCTTCCCAAGCCAGACCAGCAGGTAACGTCGAAGGTTGAAGGCAATCTGCAGGGCTCAGCCACCAGCGACATTCAGCAGCTGCTTCCCCACCTCGAAACTCGTGGGCAGGAACTGGCCACCGAAGCCAGGCAGAAGCTCAAGGAACGTGGCCAGGCCGAAGCCAAGGCCATGAAGCAGATCCTGGAGACACAGCACAAGCACCTCAAGAAGTTGCTCGCCGAGCGGGCCAAGGAAGACGATCGGCAACTCCGGCTCCGTTTCGGCGAGGTCGAGGAGGAAATCCGTCAACTCAAAGCAGATGAAAAGTTCTGGGAAGCCCGCCTCCCCAAGCTGGAAGCGGAACTCGATTCTGAGCCCGCCCGCATTCAAGAGGTATACGACGTGAAGGCGCAACGCATCGAGCCAGTCGGCCTGGTCTATCTCTGGCCCGTCACTGGTTAA
- a CDS encoding type IIL restriction-modification enzyme MmeI: MSNPPEYRAHQEWLGYVQPVGLVVSIPALLNAEAYVQRNVAADHQRFLALLPRDGDGQIVSQIPDFRVFAQEVLGWESSDIVSPPDSLSVPLPAYGETLSPSFSVPDSKAKDETKPWLMLVQSVPADTDLDANGTDPQQWAASPHSKLELLLLKTGVPIGILFNHRQLRLIYKPAGESSGHITFSVANMAEVSGRPIFAALQMLLSASRLFYGEEKKRLPAILAESRKYQNVVSTQLAEQVLAALYELVHGLQAADAQRNGELLKDVLAADPNQVYAGLLTVLLRLVFILYAEDRDLLARDDVYNRFYSLTGLFARLREDAGRYHDTMEQRYGAWAQLLVLFRLVYDGARHGKFQLPAREGYLFDPDRYPFLEGRPLHSRRENFDRLTVPHVSDGVVYRVLQNLLILDGERLSYRSLDVEHIGGVYETMMGFSLQVAQGRSIAIKPTKSHGAPTTINLDELLKQKTADRVKWLKEQTDQNFTGQAADAIKVAQTIEDLLVGLDKKIARSATANIVPPGAMVLQPSDERRKSGSHYTPRSLTEPIVRTTLRPILERLGVRERASGREGDIASSSLASVLRGEGRGEGQASSTIAASASGPTPDEILDLKICDPAMGSGAFLVEACRQLGDQLVEAWHRHRCVPALPPDEDEILHARRLVAQRCLYGVDKNPLAVDLSKLSLWLATLAKDHPFTFLDHSLRAGDSLVGLTRRQIENFTWDAEGDEGRGMRGKPRRKQRRANQPTRICIYLPIRSRRSSGGCSICGRSCSPRRRTNRTG; this comes from the coding sequence ATGTCTAATCCTCCCGAATATCGCGCCCACCAGGAATGGCTTGGCTACGTCCAGCCCGTGGGCCTTGTCGTGTCCATCCCCGCGCTGCTGAATGCCGAAGCCTATGTTCAGCGCAACGTCGCCGCAGATCATCAGCGGTTTCTGGCTTTGTTGCCGCGCGACGGCGATGGGCAAATCGTTTCTCAGATCCCGGACTTCCGCGTCTTTGCGCAAGAGGTCCTCGGCTGGGAATCGTCCGACATCGTCTCGCCGCCTGATTCTCTCAGCGTGCCGCTCCCCGCTTACGGCGAAACACTGTCCCCAAGTTTCTCGGTGCCCGATAGCAAAGCCAAGGACGAAACAAAGCCGTGGCTGATGCTCGTGCAGTCTGTGCCGGCGGACACCGATCTCGATGCGAACGGCACCGATCCCCAGCAGTGGGCGGCGAGTCCTCATTCCAAGTTGGAACTGCTGCTGCTGAAAACCGGCGTGCCGATCGGCATTCTTTTCAACCATCGCCAGCTGCGGTTGATTTACAAACCGGCGGGCGAGAGCAGCGGGCACATCACATTCAGCGTTGCCAACATGGCCGAGGTCTCCGGCCGGCCGATCTTTGCCGCGCTGCAGATGCTCCTTTCCGCCAGTCGACTCTTCTACGGAGAAGAAAAGAAACGGCTGCCGGCGATCCTGGCCGAGAGTCGCAAGTATCAAAATGTCGTCAGTACGCAGCTCGCCGAGCAGGTGCTCGCTGCCTTGTATGAACTCGTTCATGGTCTGCAGGCGGCCGATGCCCAAAGGAACGGCGAACTGCTCAAGGATGTTCTCGCCGCCGATCCCAACCAGGTCTATGCCGGGCTCCTCACGGTGTTGCTGCGGCTGGTGTTCATTCTGTATGCCGAAGATCGCGATTTACTTGCTCGCGATGATGTTTACAACCGCTTTTATTCGCTCACGGGTCTGTTCGCTCGGCTGCGCGAAGATGCGGGGCGCTATCACGATACGATGGAGCAACGCTACGGCGCTTGGGCTCAGCTGCTCGTGCTCTTTCGCCTGGTGTACGACGGCGCGCGGCATGGCAAGTTTCAGCTGCCAGCCCGCGAAGGGTATTTGTTCGATCCCGACCGCTACCCGTTTCTGGAAGGCCGGCCGCTCCACTCAAGGCGCGAAAATTTCGACCGCCTGACGGTGCCGCACGTCAGCGATGGCGTGGTCTATCGCGTGTTGCAGAACCTGCTGATCCTCGACGGCGAGCGACTGAGCTATCGCTCGCTCGACGTGGAGCACATCGGCGGCGTGTACGAAACGATGATGGGCTTCAGCCTGCAAGTCGCTCAGGGACGCAGCATCGCCATCAAACCCACCAAGAGCCACGGCGCGCCAACGACGATCAATCTCGATGAGCTGCTGAAGCAGAAAACTGCTGACCGCGTGAAGTGGCTCAAGGAGCAGACCGATCAGAACTTTACTGGTCAGGCGGCGGACGCCATTAAAGTCGCCCAGACCATCGAAGACCTGCTCGTCGGCCTCGACAAGAAGATCGCCCGTTCTGCGACGGCGAACATTGTTCCTCCCGGCGCGATGGTCCTGCAACCGAGTGACGAACGTCGTAAGAGCGGTTCGCACTACACGCCGCGGTCGCTCACGGAACCGATCGTCCGCACCACGCTCCGGCCGATTTTGGAACGGCTGGGAGTGCGAGAGAGGGCGAGTGGGAGAGAGGGCGACATTGCTTCTTCCTCCCTCGCCTCGGTACTCCGGGGAGAGGGCCGGGGTGAGGGGCAGGCCTCTAGTACCATCGCGGCCAGCGCCTCCGGTCCCACTCCCGACGAAATTCTCGATCTCAAAATCTGCGACCCCGCCATGGGCAGCGGCGCCTTCCTCGTCGAAGCCTGCCGCCAACTGGGCGATCAACTTGTCGAGGCCTGGCATCGGCATCGGTGCGTCCCCGCCTTGCCGCCCGATGAAGACGAGATTCTGCATGCCCGCCGGCTGGTAGCGCAGCGCTGTTTGTACGGCGTCGATAAGAACCCGCTGGCCGTCGATCTGTCAAAGCTCTCCCTCTGGCTCGCGACGCTCGCCAAAGACCATCCCTTCACGTTCCTCGATCATTCGCTCCGCGCGGGAGATTCGCTCGTGGGTCTGACGCGCCGGCAGATCGAGAACTTTACCTGGGATGCGGAAGGGGACGAGGGGCGAGGGATGAGGGGAAAACCAAGACGAAAACAAAGAAGGGCAAATCAGCCAACGAGAATCTGTATCTATTTGCCGATCCGCTCAAGGCGAAGCTCCGGCGGGTGCTCGATCTGCGGCAGAAGTTGCTCGCCGCGCCGGAGAACGAATCGTACCGGCTGA